In the genome of Impatiens glandulifera chromosome 6, dImpGla2.1, whole genome shotgun sequence, the window aggaagaagagagaaaatatattaatatttaattaataaatatataaatttaaaaataaaaattaaccatggttattaaaagaggctaaataactcaatttttgatagtacatatgtttaaatatgacattttattagtacatatgtctaagtgagctagttgtacaaataCATACAtgtttaaatatgatattttattaatatatatgtctaagtgagctagttgtacaagtacatagtGATCTTTTttccttattatatatataaatatattgttattattgaatataaaaataaatatgtgatgtaatattatatattttaatataaaattattgataaaaaaatattttattttattagtgtaaaaaaatataaatatttatatgggatgagagagtaaaaaatacttgataatatatatatatatatatatatatatatatatatatatatatatatatatatatatatatatatatatatatatatatatatatatattaagagagagaaaataattaagataaataattattaggagagagaaattaacttattttgtGAGATTGTGGAGAGAGCGTGTTGTACacctctaatatttttaaattaagcattattaaatatatataaatgtggaACAAATCCAACCCACTAAGAatcattttcaataaaaaaattctatctTTAAAAAAGtcacataataatataaaaaataaaataaaagtattttaattaataaattaaataatttatttaagtaataaaatatttaaaaaatcaaataatttaataatatcaaattaggTGAATCTGTGCCTTCAGTTAAcatttaatattgaattaaataatatttgtaacgCATCAGCATCATTGAatccttttttttaattcattaaattatgtttgaatTAACATAATCATGCTTTATTAGATTTGGAACAAATCCAGCCCTCTAAAAtcatttcttaatataaaatattgtctttaaaaaaaagtcaCATAAATATGAACCATgttttttatactattttaatcaattttcattcaaataaaGGACTATAAATAGCTTAACATCTTTACAATTTATCATACACTTGCACTAATTCtcattaaaagaaaatgaagaccTTAAGGATTTCATTTTTTGCATTTCTTATTGTCTTATTTTCATTATCATCAACTATTTCAGCAGGTTCTATTCATGATTTTATTGAATGTCTCTCACATTTTTCACCAAATTCTTCTTCAATTCCTAAAATTACTTACACATCTCATGACTCTTCATATTTATCCGTCTTGAATTTCTCCATACACAATCTACGATTCACCATGCCCTCTACTCCGAAGCCACTCGTGATCATCACACCCTTATATGAATCTCAAATTCCGGCAATCATTTCTTGTTCCAAGAAACATGGGATGCAAATTAGAGTTAGGAGCGGTGGGCATGACTACGAAGGTGTCTCATATGTTTCTCGAGTCCCTTTTATAATTCTCGACCTCATTAACCTTAGATCTATTGATGTTGACCTTAAGAGCAAGACTGCTTGGGTTCAAGCTGGTGCGACTATTGGTGAACTTTATTATAGTATAGCCAATAAAAGTAAAACCCTAGCATTTCCGGCTGGAGTTTGCCCTTCCATTGGTGTTGGTGGACATTTTAGCGGGGGAGGGTATGGTACGTTGCTACGAAAATATGGTCTTGCTGCTGATAACATTGTTGACGCTCGCATGTTAGATGTAAATGGAAAAGTGTTGAATAGAAGCTCGATGGGTAAGGATTTATTTTGGGCCATCAGAGGTGGTGGAGCAGCAAGTTTTGGTGTCGTTCTTGCATGGAAGGTAAAACTAGTTAGTGTACCATCTACCGTCACAGTTTTTACCGTTCGAAAAACCTTAGAACAAAACGGTTCGAATCTTGTTCATAAATGGCAAACTGTTGCAAATAAGTTTCCTAATGAACTATACGTTAGAATCGCCATCACTAGGGTAAAGTCTAGTATTGATGGTAAGCCAACAATTCTAGCCTCGTTCATTTCCTTGTACCTTGGCGGAGTTGATGACCTCATTCGCATTATGCAAGAAAGCTTTCCCGAGCTTGGTTTGACGAAAAATGACACAGCCGAGATGAGTTGGATCGAATCAATCCTTTATTTCTTTGAATTGACTGGTAAACCTCTTGACATTTTGCAAAGTAGAATTGAACCAGATATAACCTACTTTAAAATAAAGTCCGATTACGTGGAAGAACCAATTCCCGTATCTGGATTAGATGGAATATGGAACATGTTCTTCGAGGATGGTGCTGAGATGTGTCGACTCGTTTTGAGCCCATATGGTGGAAGAATGGACGAAATCTCTACTTCATCAATTCCATTCCCTCATAGGGCAGGGAACTTGTATAAAATCCAATACTTGTCGATTTGGGACAAGGCGAGTACAACCGTGACTAGAAGCCGTATAGATTGGATCCGTAGGCTTTACAGCTATATGGAGCCTTATGTTTCAAAGAACCCGAGAGCTGCATATCTCAACTATAGAGATTTCGACATAGGGACAAACTCACAACAAAACACGAGCTATGAACAAGCAAGTGTTTGGGGGATGAAGTATTTCAAAAACAACTTTAAGAAGTTGTCCATGGTGAAAACTAATGTTGACCCATCAAATTTCTTTTGGAATGAGCAAAGCATACCAACTCAAGATAGAATGATTATACATATGTAACATTTTATTGCTTTAAGATTTAGACaagataagaataaataaattgtgtTAAAAATGAGGCTACTATTCCATATCTATATCTGTGGACCatcataatatttcaattttatatttatataactagtGTCTTGTTATCATTCTCATAATCGATTTTGCATAGAAagtttatacatttttttgtcGATAATCTTATCTCGTTACAAATACACATagattaattataacaatacaacaaaagaataatttaaaaaaaaaatacactaaaattataaataaatctcttTGGATTACTCTGAGGCTTTTGATAATTACAGTTCCTTTATATATAACAGTTCTTTGTCTCCCCCATTTGTGTTGGAGATTTTTCATCGGTAGCTGCTTCCTAAGGTACAACAGAACATGCAATGgtttaacacaaaaaaaaaatactacaaCAACGaatttgacaaaaatatataaattcaatcaccgggtttcaacaaaaataatcgAGTAAAAAACTTTTGGAGTCTAGAATGAGAAATGATAAGATGTTGTAATGAAGGAATTAGGATGAAATGATATATATAGCTGAAAATTAAaccatcaaaataaattaattcattaatccaACGAGTTATTAATCTATCATCCAAGATTGACATTTCTTTCCTCTTCATTTTCCATCTTCATATAGTTTCATTGCTAGCAATAATTATCAATAACAATTGATAGCAACGATAAACTCATAATtgttacaatgacaattaataatagtaaataTATTCAACATTTGTTAATTGTCTCATTCAACACACATTGatgttaattaaacaattaacaaattcatattttcatttaaattaaatttcattttaattcacattaaatttggtgaaaattttatttagattaaattacaccttaattcacatttgaatttggtgtgaattttatttcatttatttgctCAAATTATCatgtaataaaattagtttaattccaatcATCCCctcacattaatggaaattacAACATTAATCCGGTGAAAAGTTCAACAGTTGAATCCTACATAAGATATGTATGTGTAACAATTTCAATATTCCCTtgtgaaagtatataactttactagatGATTAATAGAcccacttctctctcacataggtgatctctttgttcacaaagaattattaaaatcttGTGTGATTATCCTTTctcaaaatactattttatcaTAGGATTTTTAATCCATAGCAATCTACCAAGTTTAGTAAATTAAGTTGTACCTTTGAACCTAGTTCTTAGAATCTCTGGTCATCATATGTTGGTTTTCCCTTTATACTAACTTATTGTAGGCTTAAGTCTCATTCCTTGTGAGAACTTTAACACAAACTCTCTGTTTAACCATTTGGTTAGAGGATTCGCAATgttatcttttgattttatgCAATCAATTGAGTTATAAAAAATGACTATCACTGTGAATAAAAATTGCCGGTACGAGCTTAGACCACATTGaaatatcttctaagaatagaCGTAGTCAATCAACTTTTTCACCACACTTGTCAAGAGTTATAAATTCAGATTTCATCGTAGATCTGGTAATAATAGTTtgcttagaagatttccatgaTATAGTTGCACCTccaagtataaatatatatccacTTATTGACTTAGAGTCTTTCATATTTGAAATCCAATTAACATCATTGTATCATTCGATAATAGTAGGATGTCTCGTGTAACGTGGACCATAATCACGAGTATCTCTCAAATACCTAAGTAAGCGTACAGTGACTTTCCAATGTTTATTACCCGGATTACTCGTGTATCTACTTAGTTTTTTTACTACATAtgttatgtctggtcttgtaGAATTGATTAAGTACATTAAACTCCCAATTATTCGAGAATATTATAATCGAGAAATACTTTCTccacaaattttaaataaatgttgaCTCGTATCTATCGGAATCTTAGCCAATGCAGAATCATccttgttaaattttttaaggATCTAATCTATATAATGCGATTGACTTAGAACTATCCCTTTTGATGTTCTAATCACTTTGATTCCAAAAATCATGTTAGCCAATCACATATCTTTCatgttaaattttgaatttgacaTATCTGTcgtggatttaaccattttatcattactttcaatgataagtatgtcatctaataaagacataaaatgacgtaactattttttgtgtctttaatataaattcatttgtcacattcattgatTTTAAATCCACTTGAGAACATAACATAATCAAATTTCTCATGTCATTCTTTTGGagcttattttaaattatacaacgACTTAAACcaatttacaaattttattttcttgccctTGAGCATAAAATCTTTGAGGTTgatctatataattttttttcttccaagtCTCTATTCAAGAAAACAGTTTTTACGTCTATTTGATGAACTTGTAGATTACACAAAGAAACAATTGCAAGAATCAATCGAATAGAAGTTATTCTCGTAACTagagaatatgtatcaaaataatcaagacaTTTTCGTTGGCGATATCCTTTACCATAAGCcttgccttatatttatcaattgatccatccactttcattttccttttaaaaaatCATCGACAACCTAGTGGTTTATTTTCCAGAGGTAAATCCACTAGTTCACACATATGATTTTGTAAGATAGATTCTATCTcattattaattgtttctttCCATTGAGGTATTCAAATGAGGTAATTGCCTCATTATACGTTTGAGGTTCACTTtccattatgaaaatataaaaaaaatggatcaaATATTTTTTCCGTTCTAGCTCGTTTACTTTGTCTAGGTTCAATCTCGACttcattttccttttcttgTTTATCTAGttcaagaattttttttggaGAATGTGGTCCTTAATTATGCTTAATGGAAGTACATGTTCAAAAAACGATGCATTTCTTGATTACATTATCCTATTCTTATGATTGTCCAATTTAAACACAAGAAAACGACAAACACTATTGTtatgtgcatatccaataaatatacaattaacaATTTTTGGTCCAACTTTAACTTTTTTAGGTAATGGTACTACTACCTTAACTAGACACTCCACATTCATAAGTATTCatatgatgattattttttcatGCCATAACtcatattgatttttatatatcttctttagtgaaaccttatttaaaaggtaattagTCATCAAAATAACTTCTCTTCACATATTCTATGGTCgaccaaaatttaataaaagtgaattcatcatttcttttaatgatCTATTTTTCCTCTCAGTCGTACCATTTTATTGAGGAGAATAATGTGTTGTCGTCTCATAAATTATACCATGCTGAACACATAACTCGAAAAAAAGTGATTCATATTCACATCTTCTATCACTTCATAGCATATTAATCTTTTTACCAAGTTGATATTCAAATTCATTTTACAAGAAATGAATTTCTCTATAACTTAATcttacttttaagaatatacaaataacaatattttgtgttatcatcaataaaagtaataaaacatttatctcCACCACGTGCTAACAATATTTCGAAATGATGATCTCGTTAATTTTTATTCGACACAAATTT includes:
- the LOC124943161 gene encoding berberine bridge enzyme-like 18; the encoded protein is MKTLRISFFAFLIVLFSLSSTISAGSIHDFIECLSHFSPNSSSIPKITYTSHDSSYLSVLNFSIHNLRFTMPSTPKPLVIITPLYESQIPAIISCSKKHGMQIRVRSGGHDYEGVSYVSRVPFIILDLINLRSIDVDLKSKTAWVQAGATIGELYYSIANKSKTLAFPAGVCPSIGVGGHFSGGGYGTLLRKYGLAADNIVDARMLDVNGKVLNRSSMGKDLFWAIRGGGAASFGVVLAWKVKLVSVPSTVTVFTVRKTLEQNGSNLVHKWQTVANKFPNELYVRIAITRVKSSIDGKPTILASFISLYLGGVDDLIRIMQESFPELGLTKNDTAEMSWIESILYFFELTGKPLDILQSRIEPDITYFKIKSDYVEEPIPVSGLDGIWNMFFEDGAEMCRLVLSPYGGRMDEISTSSIPFPHRAGNLYKIQYLSIWDKASTTVTRSRIDWIRRLYSYMEPYVSKNPRAAYLNYRDFDIGTNSQQNTSYEQASVWGMKYFKNNFKKLSMVKTNVDPSNFFWNEQSIPTQDRMIIHM